Below is a genomic region from Gigantopelta aegis isolate Gae_Host chromosome 1, Gae_host_genome, whole genome shotgun sequence.
gccctgtgtggccctgagtggccctgacaggccctgagtgtggccttgagtggccctgagtggccctgagtgtggccctgagtggccctgagtgtggccctgagtatggccctgagtggcccggTGTGGCTctgagtgtggccctgtgtggccctgagtgaccctgtgtggccctgagtATTGCCCTGAGtatggccctgagtggccctgagaGTGGCCCTGAGTATGGCCCTGAGcatggccctgagtggccctgagtgtggccctgaGAGGCCCTGTATGGCCCTGAGTGTGTCCCTGAGTGGCCCTGTGAGTGGCCCTGTGTGaccctgagtggccctgagtgtggccctaAGTGGCCATGAGTGGCCCtgagtgtccctttaacatacaAATATGACCATCTGTGTCCCTCCAACATACAAATTGTCCCTCTGGGTCCAACCATGTGACCCTCTAACATAAGAAAGTATTCCTCTATGTATCCCTTTTGTCCATAAAGATGTTTCTCTCCTGTTTGTCAGTGACACAAATGTCTCTGTTGTCCCTTGTTCACCACGTGGAGGTCACAGAGATTCGAACAAGATATACCAAATTTGATGTTGGATACCAAGTTTGATGTTCcataccaagtttgatgtttTCATACcgaattttatgtttttaggGAGACTGAAATGGAGGGGAAATACCAAGTTTGATGAACTATGCCCGTGTATGTTTTTATATCCAAAACATTAGTTTGCAGCTTCCCCCTTAAACACCACTTGTTTGTGTCCAAGAGGTGAGTGGAGAGTGGGATAATGCATGGAGAATTTAGACTACCTATAAAATGTTGGATCGTGGGCCTAAAAAACGAGTATTTAATCACTAATTCACGAATTTatcagactatttataaaaaaaaataaacaaaagtgaatTTGAACTGCGGCCAAACAAAGTCCAATAAAACAAGTTACAGTTTAGAGATTCATACCAAGTTTGATTTTGGGGGTAaataccaagtttgatgtttCATACCGAGATTGATTTTGGGAGATAAATATCAAGTTTGATGTTTGATGCCAAATTTGGTTTAACTGACACAAACTTTAATAGCCATAAGGAAGAGTGTCCAAGTTGTCTTGAATGACACGTTTGGTGTACACAATCTTGTACGTTTTCTCTTCCACTTTGTTGTacatttttctctttcttttttctcttgaaATTTTGGATGGGTTTTTTAGTCAGGGTACCATCTTTGGTAGGTGACAAGACCATCTCGCGGATAGCTTCAAAGTGGATGAGTTGTGTGTTGGTGTAGTTTAGAGAAATACCTCGCACCTTGCACACTTCTGAACCTTTGTTGGTTCTGTAGGCATCATTTTTGGGACCTCCACTGACAAATTCAGTGATAAACTGACCATCCAGGTCATCAGTCAGTTCTCCGAGATAATCTCCCAGAGGGGGTTGATAGTGTCCTGGTCTGGCCACGAAGATGACAGAGTTTGTGTCATAATACAACACATTTTCACCCAACTGTTCTAATACACTGTACAACTTCAATCTCGCCCAGGAAGTGGTAAACGTTAGTTTTTTAAATCTTCTGGGATGAAGGTGGACTTGTGTTGATATTCCAGCTGTAAAATGGACTCTGTCAACACCTGGAAATCGATGATATTTTTGGTAGGATTTGCCAACATCTGGAAGAAAACGTCTGCATTGTTTTCGTGAATGAAGGCAGATTGTTTCATGTTCAGACGTTGGCCGTATTTCCCCCAGAAACTGTTCAGACACAGCTTGGCTAACGAACGAAGCCCAGGGTTCTTTACAATTTTGTCTTGGTCCAGCTGTATGCCCTCTTTGTCTCTGTACTGTCTGATGTATTGGTTTTTGTCTTCCTCTGTGACACACCATTCGGGCCATCCACTGGCTTCTTGCTTCAGCTTGAGGAAGGTGTTAATATAGTCTGCAAAGAGGCCACCCTCGTGTGTTGTTGGCTCATACTGCATTGTTTCAGGCCAGTTGTAAACTTCATAGACTCTGATGACTCGATACCCCTTTTCCATGGCTTTAAGGATTTCAGGTATACACCAGGTTCCAATGATACTCCTCTCTTCGTCAGAATGGTGACATTTTGTTTGCAATTCTTGGTCTGAACAGCTTCTACACAGTGGGAACTTTAGTTTTCCATTGGAACGGTAGGGTAGGACGGGATGATAAAGTTTTCTGGGTGATGCCACTTTCACCTTGGCAATGCCAAAGTAGTGATCCAAAGGCTTGAAATCCGTTTGTACGATTTCAGGATGTCCCACGGGATACCGGCAATACTTGTTGACCCAGGGATAGAGAGACGTAAAATCCACATACTTAATTTCTTCCCCTTCTTTGATTTTGTAATGCAATTTGCTTGCATTGGTTCTTCCTCCAAAGAAAGAGTCTCTAGGATCTAGTCGGTCTTGTAGATCCAATGAAGTCACAAAGTGCTTCATCTCAAGATTTGATTTCAGATGATCTTGGAATTGATGTTCCCACATCTCGATGACTTTGTATCCCTTGACTTTCAAAACTTCCCTCTTTCTACACGTCAAGGCATACAGTTCTTCAATGGATTGATTGGTTCTTGGATGTGTTGTGGTAGAACGCTCGTGTGGGAAGCAGTGTCGACAACCGTGCCACAAACAGCCATGGAACTCGAATGCAGTGTTTGTTGTAGCACAATATCCATCCAAACGGTAGTGAGTTCCTGGTACCAGATGTTCCCCACCATTCAGAGCATGTTGTATCTGGTATTTGTCTCCATGTCGGTGTTGAAACCATTTCAACCACTGGATGGACACTTTGCTGAATATATCCTTTCTTGTATAGCCACTGCTTGGAACTTGAGCAATGGGGCTGGGTACGGTTTCCGATTCAGCTACAGTCATTCCACGATCTCTCAACTCTTCTCTGACCGTCATCCAGTCCGTGATCTGTCGTCCATTTGTGAGTTTAACATGCTGGTATTCTTTCAGAAATTTACTCTGAAAGATGCCCATGCATACCGAGGCGATGGTGATGTACTGGGCAAAAGGGTCGATGCCGTTTATGTAGTTGACTGCTTTGGTGTCGAGATCGATCTGTTTTTCGCCAGTAGCTTTCAGCATCAGAGCTTGAAATGTAAGGCAGGCTTCTCTGAGAACGGCGACATCTGACACACAGTATGCCTTCATTTCTTTCTCAAAGTCGAACACTCCCTGTTGCTCAGCATGCCACATCAGAAATTCGGATCTCTCCTTGGATCCCATAAAGTTGACACCATACATTTCTGGTTCTGGAAATGGTCCACAGTAGTTTTGATGTGCTTGGGTGTTGAAATAATGGGGAAAGTATCCTTTCTTCAATTCCGTCAGTCCAAAGGCTTTTGGGAAAGCAGCCAGCTTCATGGGCAGAAAATTCAAGCTGTCGATAATCCGGATGTTAAGCCCCCTCTCCACTTGCAGGTACATGATTTTCGAGCCATTGTATATGATTTTTTGAGGGTACATGGACTGGTCAATCATGTACTCTAGCAGCAAATAAGCGTCATAGGCCTTGTTGTTGTGCGCGATAGCTGTGACATCTTTGTGGTGATTTTGGAAGAGCCACTGACAAAACTGGATGTGAGCTCCATCGCCTTGAAAGATGACTTGACGGAATCCACAGGTTTGCTCACATGGTATTTTCAGGTACTGTTTCTTCTTGTCGCGTTGACTGCAACAGGGACATCTCGACCCGCATTCATGGCATTTGGATGTTTCTGTGACAGGCAGGTGTTTGCAAGCTTCACAGGCCGTCTGTGCCACCAAATAGTTTGGGACATGTTGTTGTTTCCCACACCATGATTGCTGGCAATGTTGACAGCGAGACTGATGACTGCAGTTGTCTCCTGGGCAGGTGGGACAGACTCCACTGGGCAGGTAACCATCTTTGCATCGAAGTAATTCGTCCTGGCAGCATTCAAAGTCGTAAAATATGAATTTGGCGTGGACGTCGTTGATTTCTTTTGGAGGCTGGTAACAAAGATGACCTTGGTCCACATAGTTGTTGCAACAAGGACATTTCCATTCCCCGCAGTTGTGGAGTTGTGGATCCCTCTCGCTTCTGTCAAGTACTTTTTTGCAGATGGTGCATTTCCAAAAACTCTCACACTTGGAGGGGATGGAGCGTCCCTTCTTGTCTCGTTTCTGTTGTTTGTGACGTTGAAAGCAATCCATAGATCGACAGGTCACGTGGCAGTGACGGCACGACATCTGGACATCGGTTTCTGGGCAGTTCTGGCTGTGGCACACGATGCAAGTTAATGAGCATGAATGATGTGTCTTGTCGTTGTACGGTTTCAAACAATGTTGACAAAAGAAGGACGCCGAGAAGAAGCCTGTAATGTTGACAATGGCATGAAAATGCGGTTGGGGCTGCTCCACAAAGTACAGGAACAGTCTGGGTGCCTGTGACGTCTGGTCGCCTACTCGCAGAAATTTATTGCCTAGTTCAGCACTGACCACAAGAATCTGGCATCCCAGTACTTGTTCGAAGGCGGGGATGTCATTTAAACTGCATGAACGATTGGTGGGGATTCCTGCCAATTCACACAACTTCAGGGCCAGAGTCTTCTGCTCTCGACGATTCTTATTTCTAACGTGATGTAGAATGACTGGGGACATTTCTTGTGTTGTAGGATCAACTCGATCAGTGGCGTCTTGGGGTAGGGACCACCCACGAGTTCTTGCCAGTCCTTGCTTGAAATGCAATTCAGTTTGGCCCAGGCCACGCCGATCGCACGGGGCATACAGAGGTCGTCGTCGTTCACAATTTCGATTAATGATCTTTTAATGTGAACAGAGTTATCAGACCCTGTCAGATCGGTCAAAGTGGTAACAGATCTTCCACCTCTCGGTATTTGTATGGTACCGATCTGAATGCTGAAGGATGCGTCTAAAGGCAAATCTTCATGGCTTTGTAACACTTTCTCGATATGAGCCAGGATGACGTCAGCATTCAGTTCGGATAGTGGTTGCAGGGGTATGACGATCGGCGAGTTTAGAGCATCGTGGTGAACAATCACCCGTCCGACATCGCTGTCTTGTAAACCGCTGGTGGCTTCTTCCAAAACATCTTCAAACATGGTATGTAAATCTTGGTGTAAATGTTTTAGCTTTTCCCCTTGCCACTCttcattaaatttaatttcaaatgtCGTGTCAGTTGCCGTCGTCTTCTTGTGCGTTCTCATACTTTTCTTTGTAAAAGTATATGGTGAGGATGGTATTTCAGTATTCACTGACGTAACAGGTCCGATCCCCCCATTGGATTGATGGTACGCTGTCGTTTGACGGGTGGTTCTGACGATGTGGATGGTAGTGGTGACGATGTGGTTGGTAGTGGTGACGATGTGGTTGGTAGTGGTGACGATGGTCTCTGTTCGCAATGCATTCTGTGCTTCATGAGATCGGGCATTCTCCTGATGGTGGCGTGGCAAAACGGACATGGCAGGCCTTTTCTCTTCTGGTCTATGTCCATGGCTTGTTCGTCATTCGTTGTTGGACAGGGAGCCGTTTCGTCTGGGTGGTGGGTGCACATTGTAGTCAGTCCTTCGCTACTGGGATTCCAGTGTTGGTCACAGAGTTTGACGAGTTCGTCATATTCTTCTGATGTTATATATTCCACAGGCCAAACATCGTCATTAACCTCGGAAACAGGAGGGGGAGTGGTACGGCTTCTTCAGATTGTTCCATTTCTTTACACAGTAGCTCGACCATCTTTAAATTGACGTGCTCGTCGTTTTCCAGACCAACCTGCTTAGCCCAAGCAAGCAATTCGTCACTGCTGGTGAAGGAGTCGACAATGGGTATTGTGTTAACGATGAAGCGATCCATCTGAAGAAGAAAACGTT
It encodes:
- the LOC121368687 gene encoding uncharacterized protein LOC121368687, whose translation is MSCRHCHVTCRSMDCFQRHKQQKRDKKGRSIPSKCESFWKCTICKKVLDRSERDPQLHNCGEWKCPCCNNYVDQGHLCYQPPKEINDVHAKFIFYDFECCQDELLRCKDGYLPSGVCPTCPGDNCSHQSRCQHCQQSWCGKQQHVPNYLVAQTACEACKHLPVTETSKCHECGSRCPCCSQRDKKKQYLKIPCEQTCGFRQVIFQGDGAHIQFCQWLFQNHHKDVTAIAHNNKAYDAYLLLEYMIDQSMYPQKIIYNGSKIMYLQVERGLNIRIIDSLNFLPMKLAAFPKAFGLTELKKGYFPHYFNTQAHQNYCGPFPEPEMYGVNFMGSKERSEFLMWHAEQQGVFDFEKEMKAYCVSDVAVLREACLTFQALMLKATGEKQIDLDTKAVNYINGIDPFAQYITIASVCMGIFQSKFLKEYQHVKLTNGRQITDWMTVREELRDRGMTVAESETVPSPIAQVPSSGYTRKDIFSKVSIQWLKWFQHRHGDKYQIQHALNGGEHLVPGTHYRLDGYCATTNTAFEFHGCLWHGCRHCFPHERSTTTHPRTNQSIEELYALTCRKREVLKVKGYKVIEMWEHQFQDHLKSNLEMKHFVTSLDLQDRLDPRDSFFGGRTNASKLHYKIKEGEEIKYVDFTSLYPWVNKYCRYPVGHPEIVQTDFKPLDHYFGIAKVKVASPRKLYHPVLPYRSNGKLKFPLCRSCSDQELQTKCHHSDEERSIIGTWCIPEILKAMEKGYRVIRVYEVYNWPETMQYEPTTHEGGLFADYINTFLKLKQEASGWPEWCVTEEDKNQYIRQYRDKEGIQLDQDKIVKNPGLRSLAKLCLNSFWGKYGQRLNMKQSAFIHENNADVFFQMLANPTKNIIDFQVLTESILQLEYQHKSTFIPEDLKN